The nucleotide window AAAAAGGAGGAAGTTGCACCATTGTATCCATAATTAAAGGAGGAGGAGGAATTTACTCCCGTGATTTGTGTGGGGCTTGATGTGAAGAACTTATATAAATCGTGAGGATTGGGTCTTTCGATGCATGTTAAAGAAATGGAGAAAGTTGCACTATCATATCCGTAATTAAAAGGAGGAAAAAATTAACTCATGCATGGGTAAAACCGTGTGCAGCCATCGGCAAATATCATTTTTTGTGAGTGCCATCAGCAATAATCAACAACTGAATTTACCTCAACAACTAAACTATATTATGTTTGCACATATGCTAAATTTGTGTCAATTTTATCGTCGAAACATACATcattgatgtaatttttattacTTCGGATTATATACTTCCATgatgtttgttgagaaaatatTTTCCATAAAAGGTATTTGTCAATCGGAGCCCCAATCTCTACGTCATGGTCCTAAAATGACACATCTTTATTTTGTCATCCGCGATCGTTGTCCCATGACATAGTCCCTCGACCCTACCAACCGTCCAGAATTGAtattttctcccgttgcaacgaaCGGGCATTTTGTACTAGTCTTACTAAAGAACAGAACATCAATCAAGCTGTTAGAGATACGGCATGCAAATTCACACGACGAACAACGAAAAACAAGCAGGGGACACAGAGATTTTAACATGAAAAATCCTTCCAACACGAAGGAGAAAAAACCACAGGCGCCAGCCTTTGCCCCCCTGCACCCTCAGGCGTCGCTTCTATTTGCGCTTGTGGTAATCCATCGCCTTCGAGGAGACGATGAAGGACACCAGCACCATGGCCAAGAGACCTCGACGAACAATATTGGTTGCCTTCCTCCGTCCGCTCAGCACAACAGGGCATTCAGTGCAGTTTTTGCTTGAAATGGAAGTAGAAGGCACGAGGCATGTGTCCACGGAAATATGTGGAGGTAGTGACCGTGCCCTTTGCTCGAAAGAACGTACCTCAAAGGATTTTTTTTTTGTACTAGTCTACCAGACGATTTATATTGTCCCCTCGGACCTTTTTTGGAGGGGAGAGGGGCATCTGGTGATTTGTATTGATCTGAAATCACAGCTACATCATCAATTAGGACAACACAAATAAAATCTGAAGGTTCCTGCCAAGAATGGTTCCCCACACTAAAGCCCTGTTCGGATACCCTCTGCTCCTCAACTGCAGCTCCCAGAGCGGAGGGAGCGCCAGCACAATCAAGCAGAGCGGCTCCAACCCAGCTCCTCGCGCGGAGCGGAGGTGACAGTCAGAAGAGCTTCCGAACAGGCTCTAAATCTAACCAGATTATGGGCTGCTCTATTAGCTTCCCTAGGACAATGCGAGAAAATTACACGTGTAAAATTACGGCATAGAAAAGTACATTCTTCATAAATGACTGCCGCCACACCTGGAGAATTACCGTCATTTTGCATGACTTCCACAACTACCATGCAATCACTTTCCACTAGGAATTTCTTGCATCCTACATTACCTGTAATGATCAAACCATCACGAAGTGTACACGCTTCACCGATCGCCGATGTATCAATGAATGACAAACATGAGCTACCCCGTCAATTGGGGCTCCTGTATAATCACGAATAATTGCCCCTGTTCGCCATGTGCCTGTTTCCTCATTAAAAGTAGCATCGACATTTAATTTCAAAAATCCCTCTGATGGTTTACTCTAGTCATGTCTGATCACTTCGGCGGTTCTAAATTTTTCACTCGGACAAAGTTTAAAGCCAGCACCGAGATGGCTTGAGCTGATCTGACCGGCGCTTGCAGTGCCTCGCCTCTTGTGAACTTCCTCCGTTCCCACCATGTGTACCAGGAGGCTACAACCACAAGATCACACCTCCGGATACCTGCCATCGTAGGCACATTATTAGTGCCTAATAGTAGTTGTTCATGGGGGCCAATCTCATCCACCTCCGCAAAACAAGCCTCCTCAACAATTCCATTCATACCTAGGTGAGACCATATTTCTTTTGCTCTTTGGCATTTAAAGACTATATGGTCAATGCTTCACAATCAATTGAGCAGATAGGGCATTTGCTCCAGCTTTGTATATGACGATTTGCAAGTACACCACAACACGGGATTGCGCCATACAAAGCGCGCCAACAATGGATCTTAATCTTACCTGGAGTTTTTAAATCCCATAACGCCTTCCATACCGAATTACGTGAGAAATTATCATATAGCTTTGTGATACGTAACTTCCGGCCATGCTGATGATTCCATTCAAAATAATAAGCTGATTTAACTGTGAACAATCCATTCTTATTATGATGCCATGACACAAAATCTTCCATCATCCTCTCAAGACCTCTTTAAAATACAATCTTGTGTTTTTCCTATATAAATGAACCAAACCCCTAGTGGATAACATTTCAATTATGTGTATTTTCTATTCCCACATTTTTAGGATTTCAAAGAGGCCCCTAGTATATCACTAAGAGCATCTTCAATGCACATCACAAAACCGCTCGCAAACGTCCGGACGTAGCGGTCCAGACACAGTTTAACATCCAACGTGGTACCGCAAATCGAACGCAAAGAAGGGGTTTTGCGGGCGTTCGGACCACTAGCACGTACGCGTTAGACACCCCGGTCCCAGGCACCTCTCTCAGGCGAACGCACTTCCGCTATCCGAGCACATTCATGCCGGCCCAGCCTCTGGTCCCGCGTGTCAGCCGCGTCTGCGTCGCGTCGGCCTCTTTctttttgagcatcagtacagacacaagcgctcatatacacgcgcatacactcacccctatgaatgcacacacgcacatcttacccctatgagcacctccgaaagactgGGCCGGCATAttatcttgagatttacgaagccaccgtaggcgcctcgtcgttgacggaaacgtctcctcccactgaaagcgcatcgccggaaatcctgaaataaattcagaaataatGCGAGTActaggatttgaaccctggtagattggggataccactgtccacctaaccaactcaacaGGTTGATTCGCCGCGTCGGCCTCCTTTGTTACCGTGTTCCCGTCTCGCCCGGCCGCTGGCCCGTGGGTCCCGCCATCGCTGGGCTTGCGCGTCATTGGACTGTATGCCTTTTTATTTCGTCTGTTTTGACTCGCCGCCCATCGTACGCGCGCTGTTTGAGTGGCTGGTTGGTTTGCTTTGGCTGATCTACCCGCGTGCGGCGTGCAACCTTTTGTGTAGCTGCTTAGCTGCGGCCTGTCGCCATGTCCGTCCTTTGCTTCATGGGCGCGGCTGGTTAAGGTTCTTCCTGTTCTTCTCCTTGTGTTTTTCCTTTCCGCTCCTTCGTGCGGTTTGATTATTCCATCTGCCTTCGTTTTTGTCcgtgcgtgtgcagtttccatcGTTTCGTCGTTGGCTCCTTCGTGGAAGCTCCGGTCATTCTCTCCTATACCGCCTCCTTTGCTTTGTTTCACCGTGGGTGTGTGTCTGTGAGGTGTTTGATGAAATGTGAATGTGCGCCTGCTGCTCGATGAAATGTCTGTGTAATGGCGTCTGTTTTGGTATGTTTACTTTGCGTTGGTTCCACCCACTGTATGAATATCTATGAGGACTTTTGTGTTCCAGACTACGGTTAGTTTGCATATACGTTAGTCTGCAAGCTATACGTTTTTACAAGGTCTATATGGATTTGGCGTTCATGACTATAATCATGACTGTATGATGGCCTATAGGAGATCTGCCCGTTCATCAATGGTGTTATAGCAGTCTCTGCTGTTCGGCACCATTACATCTACACCATCTGTGAAAGGTGAACCGATGATACGCTTGTTACTTGCAGCCATCAGTCAAAGTTCTCAATCTTGATCGGAGTTATATCATCTGCCACCTCAAATTTCCCGACCGTTCGAGCAAAAAACACCATCTGCTGCTCCAAGGTGAACTTGATGTTTTCGGCCTGCTCGGGGTGAAAAAGGTGAGGATGAAAACCTTGAAAGTCAACAGGGTTAACAGGGTTAAAGGTACAATGCAATTGGTATTGGTACGGTATCTAACCTTGCGGAACCCATGCTGCTCCCCTTCGTATTCAACCAAAGCAACAGGCAGACCACTTTCTTTCAAGGCCTTGTATATTTTACGCGCCTGGTCTGGTGGCACGACCTGCAAAACATCGAGTGTGAAATATTTCACAATTGTCACTCTCAGCCTCACAGTTCCACGAGCTAGATGCGAGTTATGATTTTGCACAAGAACGGAGTGAACAATTGGCCTGATTGCAGCAATGATTCATCTAATCATCTTAATGGAGTTCTATGGAGACGCTATACAACTACTTCTCGCCTAAAAAATTTTGCCTCCAAATTTTGCCATTCAGTACTTGGAAAATGGAATTTCAGGGTTACACCTAATACATTGCTTCTGGCCCTTCCAGAGTCAGGTCCAAAGCTTGCCAGTTtgtttaagatatatatatatagaatgtGAACGTGGGATTTGTTATTTATTGGAAGTACTTTATATTTCCATCATATATCTCCAAAACACTATAAAAATACAGAAACATGGCTATTAGTTTTACAGGAGGAACTATATCATGACTATCCTAAGAATGGAATGGCTAATCCACTACAGAAGAAATAGAATCTCAGCTGGATATCGATTTTAACTCAGAGCTGCAACACACCGCTAAATATAGTCAGCTCTCGCCTCATATAACTTGATATGATATAGAAACATGCATATACATATACATGGTTCTACTGACTAGGGTACTCATGAATTCATGATAATATATGTGGTTGATGATCAGGACCTACCTTATCATCCAACCCTTGAAACAGAATAACTGGGCATGTAAATTTATTGACAAAGTTGATTGGTGATCTTTCATAGTAAGCTCCTTCACTTCCTGAAAGGATATCGTGCAGGAAATAAATATTAAAGCATACCAAGGATGGATTGAACATCCTTTTCCAGAACAAAGAATGCTGAGATACTTTCTTACCAACAAGATTGTCCATATAACGGGACTCAAATTTGTGTGTCTCTGCCCTCAGCAAAGTTATATCACCAATCTGCTCATCATTTGAGCAAAAGAATTAGTTATTACGTGTATACAAATGAAGAGCAATATAACAAAGAGACTAAATTAGACCAACCAAAATGGCATTAATCAACTTTATTTTAAAATCAGCCTAATGTAAATGAATGAACAAGTCTAAAGCATGCCATATTGGTTTGGGACCTTTTATTTCCCAAAATAAGCCCCCTTTACGAGAGCTTGGGCATATGCATAAATGTCAAATGCTCCACTTCCCCCAGCAGCACCTTTGGACCAGCTTGTGCTTAGAActttcaaagaagaagaagaatagcAAAATGAACAGCACCATTATGAGTGGCATGATGACTAAGATTTGGCATAAGCCCCTAGAAGGTACACCTTGGGCTTGTACTCAAAGCTAGCACCTAGGTTGTGAGGGTAAATCTATATGGCACAATAGGCCGTGTTTGGAACTCAGAAATTTCACAAGAAAGAGTTCAATTCCCACAGGCATCAGGAAATTTTCTGAGGTCCAAACAGGGCCTATAAGGGTGTGCGCAGGCCACAGGGGCACAAAATATTCTTGAATATTCATGCCTTGAGCCAGACACAGGGATAAGGCCAGTCAGGCAACCTGCAGCCGGAGAAGAACTAAGGCCCTGTTCGGAACGTAGGTATGCAGAACAAAGGAATAGAAAAATGTGTAGGAATAGGATCAAGGCCAAAGTGAAAACCTACGGGCATGAAATCACTGGAAAAAGTTCAACTACTGGCATTCAAACCAAGGAAGCCAGCGTAGGATAGAATAAACTAACGGCTGGATTAAAAAATTAAGGGCAACCGGCCGTGCATGCCTCTTGGTGAATCATTGTCACATGTAAACACAGACCACATGCACCACCACATTTTTTTGCTTTGTGTTGTTGCATGGTTCACCTAAACCAGGTCCACCCCGCCTGTATGATCAAACGCATCAAATCCTGCAGTCACAGGGCCGACCTTTTTGCCTCAGGCCTATGCGGAAAATGAGGTCCGAGCGCATGTTTCAGTTCCCGTGAAAAATGGAGGATAGGAAACGTTTCATGAGGAATCGATTCCGCTGTTCCTCTGTACCGAACGTCCCCGAAGGAAAGATATCCATAGGAAAAGAAACCAATTCCTGTGAACTTCCTTTGTACCGAAGACAGCCTAAAGAGAGACCTCTTTACTCTCTTCAGAATGAGCGAGGTGCTTGTGCACCACTCTCTGGTCCAGGCTTGACTTCTTTGTAGAGTCCTGTCTGGCTCCCTCTAGTCCTCTTTCCTTGTGTGCATTCCCCCTCTAGTATAGCTCCATGCAATTATGTTCCCTTTCAATAAAGTTTGACAGGGCTTCCCCTACAGTTCTCCACTAAAAATAAGTGGTTGAACCTTTCTGTCTGCTTGTAATATCTTAAATGCTTTATTATAGCTTTCATTCAGACTAAGGAAAATTCAAATTTGCTTTCTGCTGCTCTTTGAGATCAGTAATAGGTTTTTCTTCTTAGCTTAGGGTTTAGCACCTTCTGTGGTATATTCTGCTGTACAACACTTTGTTTCCATCTTATAATGAAATGAAGAAGGGATGTTATCTCATATCCAAAAAAGAGGATGAATGATAGAATGTAGCCAAATGGAAACAGTGAAACATAAATGCAATTCATGGATGAGCAATATAAAAGTCATAGTAGCGGTCTAAGACAACTATTTTGAGACTGCAAGTTTACACAAGGAAAACAAATATAGAAGCTGCACCACCCATTGAGTATCTGTTGAATGTTTGCTTGTAGCAAGACAATAAAATAGATTCTGAAAAGATAGAACTTACACCATACAAAGATGCTCCAGCCTTGAATGTATCTCTGAATGCGAGTGAAGCTAAAGTAGTGTATCCGCCTGCTGATCTCCCAGTTATACAAAGGCGCTGTTCATCTACTTTCCCATTCTCCACCTTACAATAAAGTAGGGTGGCTTGTAAATTGCCATAAATGCTACTGTAATATTAGAATCACTGATTGTAAAACGTACCAGGAATCTTGCACAGCTGCAACAATCATCAACATCAACAATACCCCATTTCTTTAATAATCTCTCTCGATACTCTCTCCCATAACCTTCGGTTTATGTTTCAATATAGTTTAGCGAGTAGACTAATATAATTAATGCTTTAAATGAATCCAGAGCCTTAGTTACACGACGGAACAAAGAGTTTTCATCATTTACACAAGGCGTAATCTGAATATTAGTAGAGGTAAGGACAAACCGGTGCTTCCTCCGTAGTTAACATCAAGAAATGCCCACCCTCGACTTGTCCAATACTGGACACTAAGGTCTAAAACTCCACGTGTTTCAGCTGTAGGTCCTCCTGCAAATTGTGGTAAGTGTCAAAACTCCATGGTTTTGTTATCATCATGGGAAACAGAGTAGTATCCCGTAAGTCACTTAACAAACCAACATCTTTCAACGTAATTAACGAAAGCACAAACAAAATTGCACTGAACTTGAGTATGCATAATTATTTCAAGGCATCACAAGGGTTCATTAATTCCTTTACCATGTGTTTTGACAAGCAATGGAGGCTTTTCATCTGGTAAACCTTCAAACATGGGATTCAACGGTGGGTAGAAGTAGGCATAAGCCTTCTGCTCAGGGCTGGATGTCGGGAACTCGATAAATTCTGGGGTGCTGAAAAAAGATCTATACTGCATAACATCTGGTGAGGAGGACCAGACTATTGAGAAACTAATTACTTTTGTTTTGTTCCCATCCAGAGTAACCTGGAAAGAAACAACATATGTGCTGCATCAGTTGATGCACTAATACATCATCAATTCATAACCAAAAGTGTGGATGTCACTAAAACCTTTGCAATTGACGTGGGGATGCTTCCAGATGCACCTTCAATATAGAAGTAATCATTTCCAGTAACCTGCCAGACCATAATTAGATCATTACAACCAGCGGCACGAAATACCATATTATACACGCAACAAAATTTTAAATAGAGCGTATGCAGATTCTGATGCTTACAACATTGGACAAATCGGAGAAAGGGATGTCGAGCAACGAAACAGAACCTGAATCACAATCTAGAACACCAATATATGATTTTCCGAGCTGCCTGCATGACATCAGTATTTAAATATGTTTCATCAACAAAATATGACAATGAAACAAGCAACTTTACAGAATTATTATCACAACCTGTAAGTGAAAACGATGTGATTGCTTTTTCCTAGAAAATCGTAAGAGTTGATGCCAAAAACCCACAATGGTCTTGTGAACTCAGCATCTAATGCGTACATCGGAACAACCTCATTGGTGTGTTCAACCTGATACAAAGAAGTGCAGAGATATTTTATGCAAGCAAAGATAAGATGATGACAAAGAATGTAGTATTTAATCACCATGTCGTAAGTCATAAGCTTTCAAGTTATTACTCTCCACGACAGAAAATAGCAACAGTGTCATCAAAATGTATGAATATTAAAGATCTCAAGTCCTGAGAGAAAAAACAAATTACCCATTTATAAATGTTCCAGAATCCGCTCCCTCTGTCAGTTACGAAAAACAGTTCTCCTGCAAGGTTTTTTTAGATAATGAGTTCTCCTGCAAGCTTGCATGTACTAAAATAATTTTGTTCTAGAAGTTGCAAGCAATGATCAAATTATGGTAGTCAGTAGTCAGCTTATTATTGTGGTAGCAGATATATTGATACTAAAGTTGTGTAGGATAGGAAATCAAACAGTTCAATCAGTAGGCAGCATGAACTGTGAACAAAGTGTCGTATTTCCATATTGAGATAACCTTTTTTATCTATGGAGAAAATTTTCATATTATGGGCACAAACTATGATAGTCCATTTAGTTGAAGCAGCTCCAAGAAATGTTGAATCAAGAAATTGTCAGACCAACAGAAACTAGTGACTATATGACTTTGGGCACAAACTATGATAGTCCATTTAGCACAAACTATGACGTGAATCTCAACATTATATAACTTCCAGTTCCATCATCAAACAGAAGAGTGTATTGAAGCCATAAAGATGCACACCTAAAGAGTACAGAAAGATATGTAAATGCTTGTCAACTTCACATATTAAATGCAATAAAAATGTGTTTGACTTTGTTCGGGAACAGAACTTCAGAAATAAAACAAAAGAGCAAAATATTACACTAACACGGAATGTCTTTATCACTCAAGTAAGCACAGTAACATATATCTAAGGAAATAACAAGGAATACAGGCAAATGACACCTTTTGGTGACCATTTAGGCTCAGCAGGGGATTCCACCAACATCGGATTGCTTCCAGCAACACAGACCCGTTCGGTCAAGTCTCTGCACACAAATAAAGCAACAGGTAGAAATGTAATTGGCGGCAGCTAAGGCTGTAGTTGATGTAATCTCGTTTCTTTTGGGGTGCTTGTTCTAAGCTGGGAGGTTCTCTGTTTTCTCTTCCTGCTGGTCCGGGATATGATACGAGCCATGTGCGGCCCTCTATGCTTTCATATGTACCCAGGTGTTCCCTGGTTTATTGTTCTGTTAAACGTGTTTGGGCTTTAATACAAAAGCTCAGCCAAGGGCCTTTTATCTGAAAAGCTAGTTTTTATTGGTGGATCTCTCTCAGCTAGTAGCCATGACATCCTGATCCATTGCCGCTGGGGGAAGCAGGGCCTTGTCAGCCCCACATGAAAAAAAGGGGGCGGGAGGTGCCTGGTTTTCCTGGTAACTAACTATTGGAATGTGTTTCGTAACTACATTGTGGTAACAGACGAGTTTTTTGGAGATGTAATACATAAAGTGTCCCTAAAGGTGGGCATAAAGGTGCAATCGAACTCCTTCAGTACCATGGTAGATATGCAGAATGTATCTACTGACAAAGTGCCTGCCTATCCATATTTAGGTGTGGATTAACTAAGTTATTTTTAGTTATAACATATCATGCAAGGAAAGACAGGATGTTCCAGTTCAAAAGATAATGCCATTTACCCGCTTTCAGAGAAGTAGCCAACCCAGAGTTCTGATTTATCCCATGGCATGTTTGGGTGACCCCACTCAATCCATGCCATCCTCTTTTTAGTTGGATCAATTCGAGGAGAAGCATAGAAGTCATTCCCACTGATCAGCACCTTCGGTTCTTCAATAAAGAAAATATGTGAGGTACTGTTAAGCACAACATCAAACCAGAGTAAACATCACAATAAACCAACAGACATAGATCACTTGGTAGAAATAGAATTTTCTAGTCTTACCATGGACATCACCATTGCTTAAGTTTATAGACACAATTGTTGTAGCGGGATTCAAGCTACTCGTTCGCCGGTCTATCAAGAAATTTGAGCATGTCAGAGTTCAgtagttcatcatgtaacaagaTACTACCTCCATTCCAAAATGTAAGACGTTATGGTAGGCTAAACTAGCCTAccaaaacgtcttatattttaGAACAGAGGTAGTATACTGCATGTAAGGCTGTAAACAAATCATATGCAAAATACCTTCCATCACAGTAATATAACGGCTGAAGTGTGGGTCAAAGACACCATCAGCATAACTGACATCAGGTGCACCATAATCGGGTGTAAGAGGCACAGGCAGACTACCAGCTGAAAAGGGAAAATAATCATGTGAAATGGTTTAAAATAAAGCGACGTCATAGTTTAGTTTGCTGAAGATAAAATGTTAAATGGTTCTAAAGAGTTGATATGATATAGTGCCAATCCTTACAACCCTCCCTAAGCCATCTTGCATACTCATCCTTGTATAGTTTTTTATAGTTCACAAAACATATATTGTCGAGGCATCCCCTACAGTTCTCAGTCAAACAAGACTCCCTACTTTTCCTGTCAGACACATTGTAAACATTCATTTGTTGCCAATGATAAGTATTCAGCCTAAAATGTAAGTTGTTCTCGTGCAATCATGATTAGGGCAGAGCGCTTTAGCTAGCCCACATATTGATTAGGATGTTGGATGATCTCAGAGATAAGTTTATTAGGCACTCAAATCCGGGCTTaagtactactccctctgtatcaAAATATAAAACGTTTTTTGACACTGAGTAGTATATTGCATCGGCTATGTTGGCATCACTCTTTCTGACCCTGTTCTTCTCACATTTTTAGGCATAATGTACTCATATTACCCATTTGAATGAACACAATATACAACCTATGCAGTAATCTATGAAGGGATATGTAATGGAATGTAAGACCATAGTGTTTGACACATTAATAAAATTAAGTAATCAAAGTAACACCACATAATTCCAACTTAACTACACTCCATTATTGACATGGCGCGTGTGGATTAGAGTCATATTGAACTAACTCCATTCTAAATGCTTACTATCCCACTTACTTCCGATTGGTTGTTTGTACAGGCGTTGATCCTTGTAGTTTGAGAAAACAACAACATTATCTTGGACAGCAAATGCACCGCCTCCATATTCTTGAGCCAGAGTGCGTGCTGCAAATTCCTGAGGTATGATATCCGCAGGCTTGTCATCCTCCTTTACAATAACCATGCGCCTGAATACAAAATTAGTTAAATATGGTGCAAAAATATTCATTTTTTCATAGTCAAAAATATATATTCAATTTTGTGTCTCCACACAAACTAATTGAAGCCTACCAAGATAGAATATGGTACACCAATAATCAGCATTAACATAAAGTAATTGACATAAGCTGAGGAGTTTGATATGTAGAGACCCATAGTGTCATTGATTGTGAATGAGGAAGGACGTGTTATGTTATATTCAGTTGTACGATACCAATATAATTTAATCTCGATTATCTCCAAATAATACTTTTCTTCGCATTCAGCTATATCCACTTGAGGTGGTGGAACTACTGAGCCCTCCGGTACGGTGGTGCCCAATGCAGTTGCCATTTACACAATGTTTAGCAGTTCAAAGCTACGAGGCACTACAAATCTGGAAGCGCGGAAGCAGTGGTTACTCACCCTTTCTCCTCGGGGCGGCCCTCGATCCATAGCAGGCGGCCGTCTCCGGCGAGGGCGATGTCCCCGAGGCGCTTGGAGGCGCCGGAGACGACGTCCGCGGTGATGGGCGACCTCCAGGACCCGAACGGCGCCGCCGTGGGCCTCTCCCCTCCCGCGGCGTCTGCCGGCgcgggagaggcggcggcggaggaggaggacaTGCGGGGTGGCGAGGCGagggggcggcggaggcggaggcgggggAAGGCACGGAGGAGGAGCGCCGGGGCGGAGGTGGAGCAGGCTGCCGGTAAGATGGAGGCGAGAAGTGTCGCCATTACCGGGGGCGTGGACTGTGATTTTATACAGGTTTAGGTGGGGTTTTGCGGCTATAGTGCGAGAGCAACCACCTCTTCCCGAATGTGAAATTAAATCAAGAAGAGTATAACTACATTTTTCTTAAAGAAATTGTATATACGTAGAAGTTTAACTggctttttgaaaaaaaataccAAAGATAAACTTTTTTTACAAAACTTCTAATCTATTCATCATTTGTCATATGCTAGTACAAAGAACTATGGAGAGTTGGGTGGCAAGCTCCGCTAGGGTTCCGCCTACGTCGCCACCGGCTCCCCCGTCGCGGGTagccgccgccgcggccggcGCTAGCCCTCGCTCTTGCCCCCCTCCTCCCGTACCCCCGCATCGCCTCCCCGAGCGAGGCGACCGGGGGGCCCTTCCCCATTCCC belongs to Triticum urartu cultivar G1812 chromosome 7, Tu2.1, whole genome shotgun sequence and includes:
- the LOC125520209 gene encoding dipeptidyl peptidase family member 6-like codes for the protein MATLLASILPAACSTSAPALLLRAFPRLRLRRPLASPPRMSSSSAAASPAPADAAGGERPTAAPFGSWRSPITADVVSGASKRLGDIALAGDGRLLWIEGRPEEKGRMVIVKEDDKPADIIPQEFAARTLAQEYGGGAFAVQDNVVVFSNYKDQRLYKQPIGTGSLPVPLTPDYGAPDVSYADGVFDPHFSRYITVMEDRRTSSLNPATTIVSINLSNGDVHEPKVLISGNDFYASPRIDPTKKRMAWIEWGHPNMPWDKSELWVGYFSESGDLTERVCVAGSNPMLVESPAEPKWSPKGELFFVTDRGSGFWNIYKWVEHTNEVVPMYALDAEFTRPLWVFGINSYDFLGKSNHIVFTYRQLGKSYIGVLDCDSGSVSLLDIPFSDLSNVVTGNDYFYIEGASGSIPTSIAKVTLDGNKTKVISFSIVWSSSPDVMQYRSFFSTPEFIEFPTSSPEQKAYAYFYPPLNPMFEGLPDEKPPLLVKTHGGPTAETRGVLDLSVQYWTSRGWAFLDVNYGGSTGYGREYRERLLKKWGIVDVDDCCSCARFLVENGKVDEQRLCITGRSAGGYTTLASLAFRDTFKAGASLYGIGDITLLRAETHKFESRYMDNLVGSEGAYYERSPINFVNKFTCPVILFQGLDDKVVPPDQARKIYKALKESGLPVALVEYEGEQHGFRKAENIKFTLEQQMVFFARTVGKFEVADDITPIKIENFD